The Sphingobium sp. BYY-5 genome contains a region encoding:
- a CDS encoding tetratricopeptide repeat-containing sulfotransferase family protein — MDSASGIAAKAISPPPLDPALDQALACAARHLDAEPATALAQAEAILRQARGFAPAELIACQALRRLGQPQAALTRLSRLARNQPRVPALLWELAQAASETGDTGQAIAALENLTRQQPTIASGWFLLAGELRKAGRDQDGWRADLSGVHAASRDRDLLDAAVAMNEGRLDDADARLSARDDPPAIRLAGEIQWRRGDMSRALALVERAVRLAPGFDLARDFLIRLLLQNNRLPEALDHAEILTASPLKHPGYDLVKASVLVRLGDQEGARTIYERLLAVRPDQPQVWQNLGHALKTLGQQADAIHAYRRAVAQQPTMGEAWWSLANLKTVTLTANDVAAMERALASLEPEEEARREDIFHLHFSLGKAYEDAKDYPAAFAHYDQGNRLRRTMVLHDADSFAAEVKAASGLFTAPFIAQRGDGGCPAPDPIFIVGLPRAGSTLVEQILSSHSRVEGTMELPDMMAIAGRLQSRVDEGEFPDFRAMILSLTPADRTRLGEEYLERTRIHRRSDKPHFIDKLPNNWQHVGLIQLILPNARIIDARRHPMGCCFSGWKQHFARGQAFSYDLTDIGRYYRAYVDHMTAFDTAMPGRVHRVLYERMVADTPGEVARLLDHLGLPFEEECLSFWRNRRAVRTASSEQVRQPIFTDGLNHWRHFAPWLGPLEEALGPVLPAYPDAPAFLG, encoded by the coding sequence ATGGATTCCGCTTCGGGCATCGCCGCCAAGGCGATCAGCCCTCCTCCACTGGACCCGGCACTGGATCAGGCACTGGCGTGCGCCGCGCGGCACCTGGATGCCGAACCGGCCACGGCGCTGGCTCAGGCTGAGGCGATCCTGCGGCAGGCACGGGGTTTTGCGCCAGCGGAACTGATCGCCTGCCAGGCCTTGCGGCGGCTGGGCCAGCCCCAGGCCGCCCTGACGCGCTTGTCCCGCCTCGCCCGCAATCAGCCGCGCGTGCCCGCCCTGCTCTGGGAACTGGCGCAGGCGGCCAGCGAGACGGGCGACACCGGTCAGGCCATCGCCGCGCTGGAAAACCTGACCCGTCAGCAGCCCACAATCGCCAGCGGCTGGTTCCTTCTCGCCGGGGAATTGCGCAAGGCCGGCCGCGATCAGGACGGCTGGCGTGCCGACCTGTCGGGCGTCCACGCCGCCTCCCGCGACCGCGACCTGCTCGACGCGGCGGTGGCGATGAACGAAGGTCGCCTCGACGACGCCGACGCCAGACTCAGCGCGCGCGACGATCCCCCCGCCATTCGCCTGGCCGGCGAAATCCAGTGGCGGCGCGGCGACATGAGCCGGGCGCTGGCGCTGGTCGAACGCGCGGTGCGCCTCGCCCCCGGCTTCGATCTGGCGCGCGATTTCCTCATCCGCCTGCTGCTCCAGAACAACCGCCTGCCCGAAGCGCTGGACCATGCGGAGATACTCACCGCCTCCCCGCTCAAACATCCCGGCTATGATCTCGTCAAGGCGTCGGTGCTGGTGCGCCTGGGCGATCAGGAAGGCGCGCGAACGATCTACGAACGCCTGCTTGCCGTCCGGCCCGACCAGCCACAGGTCTGGCAGAATCTGGGCCATGCGCTGAAAACGCTGGGGCAACAGGCCGACGCCATCCACGCCTATCGCCGGGCCGTGGCCCAGCAGCCAACCATGGGCGAAGCCTGGTGGAGCCTTGCCAACCTCAAGACGGTCACGCTGACCGCAAACGACGTCGCCGCGATGGAACGGGCGCTCGCCTCGCTCGAACCGGAGGAGGAAGCGCGAAGGGAAGATATCTTCCACCTCCATTTCTCGCTGGGCAAGGCATATGAGGATGCGAAGGACTATCCCGCCGCCTTCGCCCATTATGACCAGGGCAACCGCCTGCGCCGGACCATGGTGCTGCACGACGCCGACTCCTTCGCCGCCGAGGTGAAGGCCGCATCGGGCCTCTTCACCGCGCCCTTCATCGCGCAGAGGGGCGACGGCGGCTGCCCCGCGCCCGATCCGATCTTCATCGTCGGCCTGCCGCGCGCCGGATCGACGCTGGTGGAGCAGATCCTTTCCAGCCACAGCCGGGTCGAAGGCACGATGGAACTGCCCGACATGATGGCGATCGCCGGTCGCCTGCAATCGCGCGTGGACGAAGGGGAGTTTCCCGATTTCCGCGCCATGATCCTGTCCCTCACCCCGGCCGACCGTACGCGGCTGGGCGAGGAATATCTGGAACGCACCCGCATCCACCGCCGCAGTGACAAGCCGCACTTCATCGACAAGCTGCCCAACAACTGGCAGCATGTCGGCCTGATCCAGCTCATCCTGCCGAACGCCCGAATCATCGATGCGCGCCGCCATCCGATGGGCTGCTGTTTTTCCGGCTGGAAGCAGCATTTCGCGCGCGGTCAGGCATTCAGCTACGACCTCACCGACATCGGCCGCTACTATCGCGCCTATGTCGACCATATGACCGCCTTCGACACGGCCATGCCCGGCCGGGTCCACCGCGTCCTCTATGAACGCATGGTCGCCGACACGCCGGGGGAAGTCGCGCGGCTGCTCGACCATCTCGGCCTGCCGTTCGAGGAGGAGTGCCTGTCCTTCTGGCGCAACCGACGCGCGGTGCGCACCGCCAGTTCCGAACAGGTGCGCCAACCCATCTTCACCGACGGCCTCAACCATTGGCGGCATTTCGCCCCATGGCTTGGCCCGTTGGAGGAAGCGCTGGGACCGGTCCTGCCCGCCTATCCCGACGCGCCCGCCTTTCTTGGCTGA
- the hmgA gene encoding homogentisate 1,2-dioxygenase yields MAYLPGFANHHASEAVAGALPQGRNSPQQPAYGLYAEQLSGTAFTAPRAENRRSWLYRMRPSAGHGPFRPYARETLIRSAPFDEAPPSPNRMRWNPLPAAGEGVDFVDGLVTVAGNGDVGAGKGCAIHLYAASRSMVDRAFFSADGEMLILPQQGALRIVTEMGVIDVAPGQVALVPRGVRFRVELPEGTGRGYVCENYGALFRLPELGPIGSNGLANARDFETPVAAFEDVERRTQVVQKYRGGLWASDLDHSPFDVVAWHGNLAPWRYDLSRFNVMGTVSFDHPDPSIFTVLTSPSDTPGTANADFVIFPPRWMVAEDTFRPPWFHRNIMSEYMGLLHGAYDAKAGGFAPGGGSLHNCMGAHGPDVESWRRASAATLVPQKIEETMAFMIESRYPFRPTRWAMETPLLQGDYDDCWQGFPKAKLPR; encoded by the coding sequence ATGGCCTATCTCCCCGGTTTCGCCAATCATCATGCGAGCGAGGCGGTGGCCGGCGCGCTGCCGCAGGGGCGCAATTCGCCGCAGCAGCCGGCCTATGGCCTTTATGCCGAACAATTGTCGGGCACGGCCTTCACCGCGCCCAGGGCGGAGAATCGGCGGAGCTGGCTCTACCGGATGCGGCCGAGCGCGGGGCATGGGCCGTTCCGGCCCTATGCGCGCGAGACGCTGATCCGGTCGGCCCCTTTTGACGAAGCGCCCCCTTCGCCCAATCGGATGCGCTGGAACCCGCTGCCGGCGGCGGGGGAGGGCGTGGATTTCGTCGATGGGCTGGTGACGGTAGCGGGCAATGGCGATGTCGGCGCGGGGAAGGGCTGCGCGATCCATCTCTATGCGGCGAGCCGGTCGATGGTCGATCGCGCCTTCTTCTCCGCCGATGGCGAGATGCTGATCCTGCCGCAGCAGGGCGCACTGCGCATCGTCACCGAAATGGGCGTGATCGATGTTGCGCCCGGCCAGGTCGCGCTGGTGCCGCGCGGGGTGCGCTTTCGCGTCGAGCTGCCCGAAGGGACGGGGCGGGGCTATGTCTGCGAAAATTACGGCGCGCTGTTCCGTTTGCCCGAACTGGGGCCGATCGGGTCCAACGGGTTGGCCAATGCGCGCGATTTCGAGACGCCGGTCGCGGCCTTCGAGGATGTTGAGCGGCGCACGCAGGTCGTGCAGAAATATAGGGGGGGGCTGTGGGCCAGCGACCTTGACCATAGCCCGTTCGACGTGGTGGCGTGGCACGGCAATCTGGCGCCCTGGCGCTATGATCTGTCCCGCTTCAACGTCATGGGGACGGTGAGTTTCGACCATCCCGACCCGTCCATCTTCACCGTGCTGACCAGCCCCAGCGACACGCCCGGCACCGCGAACGCCGACTTCGTCATCTTCCCGCCGCGCTGGATGGTGGCGGAGGACACGTTCCGGCCACCCTGGTTCCATCGCAATATCATGAGCGAATATATGGGGCTGCTCCACGGCGCCTATGACGCCAAGGCGGGCGGTTTTGCGCCCGGCGGCGGCAGCCTGCATAACTGCATGGGCGCGCATGGGCCGGACGTGGAAAGCTGGCGCAGGGCGAGCGCGGCGACGCTGGTTCCGCAGAAGATAGAGGAGACGATGGCGTTCATGATCGAGAGTCGATATCCGTTCCGCCCGACCCGCTGGGCGATGGAAACACCGTTGTTGCAGGGCGATTATGACGATTGCTGGCAGGGTTTCCCCAAGGCGAAGCTGCCGCGATGA
- the fahA gene encoding fumarylacetoacetase, with the protein MSWWTTDETHDPRRTSWVESAQEHQDFPVQNLPFGLFSIEGMRPRAGVAIGDMVLDLPACANAGLLPAAVAPLCAGEVLNGLMALPATQRVALRRRLSELLSDPAHRAAVEPMLHAAVDCTLHLPARIGDYTDFYVGIHHANNIGRQFRPDNPLLPNYKYVPIGYHGRASSVRPSGEPLVRPRGQRKPPEADAPLFGPTVRLDYELELGVWIGLGNDLGTPIPIGQAAAHIAGFCLLNDWSARDFQAWEYQPLGPFLAKNFHSTISPWVVTPEALAPFRIAQPARPEGDPAPLAYLSDSDDQTHGALGLALEVELSSAAMRAGGHAPLRLSRGPASNMYWTVQQIVTHHASNGCNLQPGDLLGTGTISALGRDGYGSLMELSSGGREPITLPTGETRTFLEDGDEVTLRARGEADGAVPIGFGECRARVLPAQ; encoded by the coding sequence ATGAGCTGGTGGACGACCGACGAGACGCATGACCCCCGGCGGACGAGCTGGGTCGAAAGCGCGCAGGAGCATCAGGATTTTCCGGTGCAGAATCTGCCCTTCGGCCTATTTTCGATCGAAGGGATGCGGCCGCGCGCGGGGGTGGCGATTGGCGACATGGTGCTGGACCTGCCCGCCTGCGCCAATGCGGGCCTGCTGCCGGCGGCGGTTGCGCCGCTCTGCGCCGGGGAGGTGCTGAACGGGCTGATGGCCTTGCCGGCGACGCAGCGTGTCGCGCTGCGGCGGCGGCTGAGCGAACTGCTGTCCGATCCCGCGCATCGCGCGGCGGTGGAGCCGATGTTGCATGCGGCGGTGGATTGCACGCTGCATCTGCCGGCGCGGATCGGCGATTACACCGATTTCTATGTCGGCATTCATCACGCCAATAATATCGGCCGCCAGTTCCGGCCCGACAATCCGCTGCTGCCCAATTATAAATATGTACCGATCGGCTATCATGGCCGGGCGTCGTCGGTGCGGCCTTCGGGCGAACCGCTGGTACGGCCGCGCGGGCAGCGCAAGCCGCCGGAGGCCGACGCGCCGCTCTTCGGCCCGACGGTGCGGCTCGATTATGAGCTGGAGCTGGGCGTGTGGATCGGGCTGGGCAATGATCTTGGCACGCCGATCCCGATCGGGCAGGCGGCGGCGCACATCGCGGGCTTCTGCCTGCTCAACGACTGGTCGGCGCGTGATTTCCAGGCCTGGGAATATCAGCCGCTGGGACCGTTCCTGGCCAAGAATTTCCATTCGACCATTTCGCCCTGGGTGGTGACGCCCGAAGCGCTCGCCCCCTTCCGCATCGCCCAGCCGGCGCGGCCGGAGGGAGACCCCGCGCCGCTCGCCTATCTGAGCGATAGTGACGACCAGACGCATGGCGCGCTAGGGCTGGCGCTGGAGGTGGAATTGAGCAGCGCGGCGATGCGGGCGGGGGGACATGCGCCGCTGCGCCTCAGCCGGGGACCGGCCAGCAACATGTACTGGACGGTGCAGCAGATCGTGACGCATCATGCGTCCAATGGCTGCAACCTGCAACCGGGCGACCTGCTGGGCACCGGTACCATCTCCGCGCTGGGGCGGGACGGCTATGGCAGCTTGATGGAACTGTCCAGCGGCGGGCGGGAGCCGATCACGCTGCCGACCGGCGAGACGCGGACCTTCCTGGAAGATGGGGACGAGGTGACGCTGCGCGCGCGGGGCGAGGCGGACGGGGCGGTGCCGATCGGCTTCGGCGAATGCCGGGCGCGGGTGTTGCCGGCGCAGTAG